From a region of the Raphanus sativus cultivar WK10039 unplaced genomic scaffold, ASM80110v3 Scaffold0255, whole genome shotgun sequence genome:
- the LOC130501687 gene encoding uncharacterized protein LOC130501687, which yields MEFFQKAKTIRIRNSHNNKYLSADDNEETVTQNRNGSTKNSSWTVEPVRDSYNVIRLKSCYGKYLTASNERFLLGATGKKVSQLNPSPLDSSVEWEPVREGSKIKLRTSYGNYLRAHGGLPPWRNSVTHDHLSATQDSISWDVEEFLINPQVTAETELTPSSLSLTSDQNSVVSPPKSDGRTIYYHVADEEGHVEDESTVGYAFTFKGNSVAELTRTLREETCLEDAVVCTRSPVDGSKLFPLRLQLPPNNGTLHVVLVPSCASL from the exons ATGGAGTTTTTCCAGAAAGCTAAAACTATTCGAATCCGTAACAGCCACAACAACAAGTATCTATCAGCAGACGACAACGAAGAAACCGTGACTCAAAACAGAAACGGTTCAACCAAAAACTCTAGCTGGACCGTCGAACCGGTTCGCGATTCATACAATGTAATCCGTCTTAAAAGCTGTTACGGTAAATACCTAACCGCTTCAAACGAGCGGTTCTTGCTCGGAGCTACAGGCAAGAAAGTGTCTCAGTTAAACCCGAGTCCTCTCGACTCGTCTGTTGAGTGGGAACCGGTGAGAGAAGGATCCAAGATCAAGCTCAGGACCAGTTACGGTAACTATCTAAGAGCTCACGGTGGACTTCCTCCGTGGAGAAACTCAGTCACGCACGATCATTTGTCAGCTACTCAGGATTCCATCTCGTGGGATGTTGAAGAGTTCCTGATCAATCCTCAAGTCACGGCGGAGACAGAGCTCACTCCGTCCTCTCTTTCACTGACATCTGATCAAAAT TCGGTTGTGTCTCCACCGAAATCGGATGGGAGAACGATATACTACCACGTCGCTGACGAGGAAGGACACGTGGAGGACGAATCAACCGTTGGATATGCTTTCACGTTTAAAGGAAACAGCGTGGCGGAGCTGACTCGGACGCTGCGAGAAGAAACGTGCTTGGAGGATGCTGTGGTGTGCACTCGCAGTCCAGTAGACGGCAGCAAGCTGTTTCCCCTTCGTTTGCAACTTCCTCCTAACAATGGAACGTTGCATGTCGTTTTAGTACCTTCCTGTGCTAGCCTCTAG
- the LOC130501685 gene encoding uncharacterized protein LOC130501685, translated as MATTATASSDSGEGPVMALINKRLRALRKKLNRIAQMEESISLGKTLNKEQQEVLRSKPSVLVLIDELDKLRSPLSSAVSEEISLATATAAPHNAPPPPDQTTTTEEEEAPAVAPKEEKLEDLVNLLYFGSLFDVRSASELASVMMTRRHERGCCLVYDTVTDESTEDLLCDKDLDLISKLWGMMVSRPADSGLSHEKALERCVEHAKLWLANSDQKIASNCDVSYAALREKVKKIMGSNYFTITPEMVVAPVEAAAEAGHFGSFQVAADNEQKEDVSNFKVQESVGNDQYEQQKDESVVTEGEVVQGQQEQGYTQVEGGRSKRDYQQQQQYVPRGSHQNQRGHRGARRGHSNAPRGGRGGGGYSNGRFESYDNAGGNGYQRSYYNNRGRGRGGGGGGGNGHSYNNNNNHQDSNVSVAS; from the exons ATGGCAACTACCGCGACAGCTTCCTCAGACTCGGGAGAAGGACCAGTGATGGCCCTAATCAACAAACGCCTCCGCGCCCTCCGCAAGAAACTCAACCGAATCGCCCAAATGGAAGAATCCATCTCCCTCGGCAAAACCCTAAACAAGGAGCAGCAAGAAGTCCTCCGCTCCAAACCCTCCGTCCTCGTCCTCATCGACGAGCTCGACAAGCTCCGCTCTCCCCTCTCCTCCGCCGTCTCCGAAGAAATCTCCCTCGCCACCGCCACCGCCGCTCCTCACAACGCTCCTCCTCCCCCCGATCAAACCACCAccacggaggaggaggaggcccCGGCCGTGGCCCCGAAGGAGGAGAAGCTGGAGGATTTAGTGAATCTGTTGTACTTTGGGTCGCTGTTCGACGTGAGGTCGGCGAGCGAGCTAGCTTCGGTTATGATGACGAGGAGGCACGAGAGAGGGTGCTGTTTGGTGTACGATACGGTTACGGATGAGTCCACGGAGGATCTGCTGTGTGATAAAGATCTGGACTTGATCTCGAAGCTGTGGGGGATGATGGTGTCTAGGCCTGCGGATTCGGGTTTGTCTCATGAGAAGGCTTTGGAGCGTTGCGTGGAGCATGCTAAGCTCTGGTTGGCTAACTCTGATCAGAAGATTGCGTCTAACTGTGACGTTTCGT aTGCTGCGTTGAGAGAGAAAGTGAAGAAGATTATGGGGTCTAATTACTTCACTATTACACCGGAGATGGTTGTGGCGCCGGTTGAAGCAGCGGCGGAAGCTGGTCACTTCGGTTCGTTCCAAGTCGCTGCTGATAATGAGCAAAAG GAAGACGTGTCAAACTTCAAAGTACAAGAATCTGTTGGTAATGATCAATATGAGCAACAAAAG GATGAGTCAGTAGTGACGGAAGGAGAGGTGGTACAGGGGCAGCAGGAACAAGGCTATACTCAGGTGGAAGGAGGGAGGTCAAAGAGAGattatcaacaacaacaacagtatGTGCCTCGTGGATCCCACCAGAACCAGAGAGGTCATAGAGGTGCTAGACGAGGCCATTCCAATGCCCCCCGCGGAGGTCGAGGTGGTGGTGGATACTCGAATGGGAGGTTTGAATCTTATGATAATGCCGGTGGAAACGGGTACCAAAGGAGCTATTACAACAACAGAGGAAGGGgacgtggtggtggtggtggtggaggaaaTGGCCATTcgtacaacaacaacaacaaccaccaAGACTCTAATGTTAGTGTTGCGTCTTAG
- the LOC130501682 gene encoding uncharacterized protein LOC130501682 isoform X1: protein MKAACYVTQDVSMSLKCMVQQKEDERQIHEYKKERRSVWWGYEVNTSSDDCIAAINSYSHQVLGYGREKKVILEAPLYDKDCVLSNVLAAHYLISSDVSRAKTYVKAAETHLGRATPYEKAVFKAVNYLISDNMDEDVALELHFKLLKKFPRDLLSWKRVEILCFYMGRPDLSLPLFEKIIPENRDQDYAYGMLAFPLLELGHLEEAEKAARKGYEINKNDSWAHHCLCHVLQTECRFKEAVEFMEGCSPSWDSCSSLRYSHNWWHVAVCYLEGGSPLSKVQEIYDHQMCKELEKEDAVATDVYMDALGLLLRLDTRDKLDEFLDRLKILANCLTDQAMWYQEWLFDITIIWALSKVGNTSLAHLLLEGLKSRTSHMSKKKQQLMQKAIQLAEAVNEYGKGNYKKALQLVGPDFDAADYKVIGASDLQMDVFNEIWYKVLLLNGKSSSAIKVLERRIKQRDGAPFLWRLLQEKSYVMEGNTEAAVTACEKAKALESSYFKFD from the exons ATGAAGGCTGCATGTTATGTTACTCAGGATGTGTCCATGTCGTTGAAATGCATG GTACAACAGAAAGAAGATGAACGTCAGATACATGAGTACAAAAAGGAACGCAGAAGTGTTTGGTGGGGTTATGAAGTCAATACCTCTTCAGATGATTGCATCGCTGCCATTAACTCCTATTCTCACCAG GTTCTTGGCTATGGAAGAGAGAAGAAGGTGATTCTTGAAGCACCGTTGTATGATAAAGATTGTGTTTTGAGCAACGTTTTGGCTGCCCATTACCTTATCTCCTCTGACGTTTCCAGAGccaaaacctatgttaaagctGCAGAAACTCATCTT GGGAGAGCCACACCGTATGAGAAAGCAGTTTTCAAGGCTGTTAATTACTTGATATCTGACAACATGGACGAAGACGTGGCGTTGGAGTTGCACTTTAAG TTACTGAAAAAGTTTCCCAGAGATTTGCTATCTTGGAAGAGAGTAGAGATACTCTGTTTCTACATGGGTCGACCTGATCTCTCTTTGCCTCTGTTTGAGAAG ATTATACCGGAGAATAGAGACCAAGACTATGCTTATGGTATGCTTGCATTCCCATTATTGGAGCTTGGACATTTAGAAGAAGCTGAAAAAGCTGCTAGGAAAGGATATGAGATCAACAAAAACGACTCTTGGGCTCATCATTGC TTATGTCATGTTCTTCAAACTGAATGTCGTTTCAAGGAAGCAGTAGAGTTCATGGAAGGATGCTCACCTTCATGGGATTCTTGCTCTTCCTTAAG GTATTCGCATAATTGGTGGCATGTAGCTGTTTGTTACTTGGAAGGAGGGTCACCTCTAAGTAAGGTACAAGAAATATATGATCATCAAATGTGTAAAGAGCTGGAGAAAGAAGATGCTGTTGCTACAGAT GTCTATATGGATGCTCTTGGTTTGTTGTTACGCTTGGACACACGCGATAAACTAGACGAGTTTTTAGACAGGCTGAAGATCCTTGCAAACTGCTTGACTGATCAA GCAATGTGGTATCAGGAGTGGCTTTTTGATATTACAATAATTTGGGCGTTGAGTAAAGTTGGAAACACTTCACTGGCACATTTATTGCTCGAGGGCCTGAAGTCCCG AACATCTCATATGAGCAAGAAGAAACAACAGTTGATGCAGAAAGCCATTCAG CTTGCTGAAGCTGTTAATGAATATGGGAAAGGCAACTACAAAAAAGCTCTACAACTGGTCGGTCCAGACTTTGACGCTGCTGATTATAAG GTGATTGGAGCATCGGATTTACAGATGGATGTTTTTAATGAAATCTGGTACAAAGTGTTGTTACTCAACGGCAAATCTTCTAGTG CGATTAAAGTACTGGAGAGGAGaataaaacagagagatggtgcTCCTTTCTTGTGGCGTTTGCTG CAGGAGAAGAGTTACGTTATGGAAGGCAATACAGAAGCTGCCGTAACTGCATGTGAGAAAGCAAAGGCGTTGGAATCTTCGTATTTCAAGTTTGATTga
- the LOC108819107 gene encoding hydroxyproline O-galactosyltransferase GALT4 translates to MKKSKLENSASQTRFGLVHFLSALLLFYFLCISFQFPFIFRTGSRSGSDVGSDALPRVVGREANRAIIAEEGDPHRPFTHPGRINRVGHVQLRSPEHKVRDFKTVSEIFSNETFFSDEFSVFHKTAKHAISTGKKMWTGLDSGLITKPDETPQKCPDTVSVTGPKFVNRSRIMVLPCGLMLGSHVTVVATPHWAHAEKGGKFSGKTVMVTQFMMELQGLKAAEGEDPPRILHFNPRIRGDWSGRAVIEQNTCYRMQWGPALRCDGRESMDDSVDGEVRCERWKRDDDDDDESRKTWWLNRLMGQRKEITHDWPYPFEEGKLFVLTLRAGMEGYHISVNGRHITSFPYRTGFVLEDATGLAVKGNIDVHSIYASSLPSTNPSFAPQKHLEMQGMWKAPALPEKPVELFIGILSAGNHFAERMAVRKSWMQQKLVRSSKVVARFFVALHARKEVNVDLKKEAEYFGDIVIVPYMDHYDLVVLKTVAICEYGVSTVAAKYIMKCDDDTFVRVDAVIQQAEKVKGGDSLYIGNINFYHKPLRNGKWAVTYEEWPEEYYPPYANGPGYILSYDIAKFIVDDFEQQRLRLFKMEDVSMGMWVEKFNETRPVAVVHSLRFCQFGCIEDYFTAHYQSPRQMICMWDKLRRLGKPQCCNMR, encoded by the exons ATGAAGAAGTCCAAACTCGAAAACTCCGCCTCACAGACCCGATTCGGCCTTGTTCACTTCCTATCAGCTCTCCTCCTCTTCTACTTCCTCTGCATCAGCTTCCAATTCCCTTTCATCTTCCGAACCGGGTCCCGGTCCGGGTCTGACGTCGGGTCCGACGCATTGCCGAGGGTCGTCGGTAGAGAAGCAAACCGAGCTATTATCGCAGAAGAAGGCGACCCGCATCGACCTTTCACGCATCCGGGTCGAATTAACCGGGTGGGTCACGTCCAGCTTCGCTCACCGGAGCATAAAGTCCGAGACTTTAAAACCGTCTCCGAAATCTTCTCCAACGAGACCTTCTTCTCCGATGAGTTCTCCGTCTTCCACAAAACGGCGAAGCACGCGATCTCAACCGGAAAAAAAATGTGGACCGGGCTCGATTCCGGTTTAATCACCAAACCGGACGAAACCCCTCAGAAATGTCCTGATACGGTTTCGGTTACCGGACCCAAGTTCGTTAACCGGAGCAGGATCATGGTTTTGCCTTGCGGGTTAATGCTTGGGTCCCACGTAACCGTCGTGGCGACGCCGCACTGGGCGCACGCGGAGAAAGGCGGGAAATTTAGCGGTAAGACGGTTATGGTGACGCAGTTCATGATGGAGCTGCAGGGGTTGAAGGCGGCGGAGGGGGAAGACCCGCCTCGGATCCTCCATTTCAACCCGAGGATTAGAGGTGATTGGAGCGGGAGGGCTGTGATCGAGCAGAACACTTGTTATCGGATGCAGTGGGGCCCTGCTTTACGTTGCGATGGTCGTGAGTCTATGGATGATTCTG ttGATGGAGAGGTGAGATGTGAGAGGTGGAAgagggatgatgatgatgatgatgagtcaAGGAAGACATGGTGGTTGAACAGGCTTATGGGCCAGAGGAAGGAGATAACACATGATTGGCCATACCCTTTTGAAGAAGGGAAGCTCTTTGTTCTTACACTTAGAGCTGGGATGGAAGGTTACCACATCAGCGTTAACGGAAGACATATCACATCTTTCCCTTACAGAACC GGGTTTGTCCTAGAGGATGCTACTGGATTAGCAGTGAAGGGGAACATTGATGTGCATTCGATATATGCTTCATCTTTACCCTCCACGAACCCTAGTTTCGCGCCGCAAAAGCATCTTGAGATGCAAGGCATGTGGAAAGCTCCTGCGTTACCTGAGAAGCCTGTAGAGCTCTTCATAGGGATTCTCTCTGCTGGTAACCATTTTGCAGAGAGGATGGCTGTGAGGAAGTCATGGATGCAGCAAAAGCTAGTCAGATCATCCAAAGTTGTCGCCCGGTTCTTTGTGGCATTG CACGCAAGAAAAGAAGTCAATGTGGATCTAAAGAAAGAAGCAGAGTACTTTGGTGATATCGTCATAGTACCGTACATGGATCACTATGACCTAGTTGTGCTCAAGACGGTTGCCATCTGCGAATACGGGGTTAGCACAGTGGCGGCAAAGTATATTATGAAATGTGACGATGATACGTTTGTGCGAGTGGATGCTGTTATCCAACAAGCAGAGAAGGTTAAGGGAGGAGATAGCCTTTATATTGGAAACATTAACTTCTACCACAAGCCACTGCGCAACGGGAAATGGGCTGTGACATACGAGGAATGGCCAGAAGAGTATTATCCTCCTTATGCAAACGGTCCCGGTTACATCTTGTCATATGATATAGCTAAGTTCATCGTCGACGATTTTGAGCAGCAGAGACTAAGA TTATTCAAGATGGAAGATGTGAGCATGGGAATGTGGGTGGAGAAGTTCAACGAGACTAGACCGGTGGCTGTTGTTCACAGCCTCAGGTTCTGCCAGTTCGGATGCATAGAAGACTACTTCACTGCTCATTACCAGTCGCCAAGGCAGATGATTTGCATGTGGGATAAGCTGCGGAGACTCGGGAAGCCACAGTGCTGCAACATGAGATGA
- the LOC130501683 gene encoding uncharacterized protein LOC130501683 isoform X1, whose protein sequence is MKAACYVTQDVSMSLKCMVQQKEDERQIHEYKKERRSVWWGYEVNTSSDDCIAAINSYSHQVLGYGREKKVILEAPLYDKDCVLSNVLAAHYLISSDVSRAKTYVKAAETHLGRATPYEKAVFKAVNYLISDNMDEDVALELHFKLLKKFPRDLLSWKRVEILCFYMGRPDLSLPLFEKIIPENRDQDYAYGMLAFPLLELGHLEEAEKAARKGYEINKNDSWAHHCLCHVLQTECRFKEAVEFMEGCSPSWDSCSSLRYSHNWWHVAVCYLEGGSPLSKVQEIYDHQMCKELEKEDAVATDVYMDALGLLLRLDTRDKLDEFLDRLKILANCLTDQAMWYQEWLFDITIIWALSRVGNTSLAHLLLEGLKSRTSHMSKKKQQLMQKAIQLAEAVNEYGKGNYKKALQLVGPDFDAADYKVIGASDLQMDVFNEIWYKVLLLNGKSSSAIKVLERRIKQRDGAPFLWRLLQEKSYVMEGNTEAAVTACEKAKALESSYFKFD, encoded by the exons ATGAAGGCTGCATGTTATGTTACTCAGGATGTGTCCATGTCGTTGAAATGCATG GTACAACAGAAAGAAGATGAACGTCAGATACATGAGTACAAAAAGGAACGCAGAAGTGTTTGGTGGGGTTATGAAGTCAATACCTCTTCAGATGATTGCATCGCTGCCATTAACTCCTATTCTCACCAG GTTCTTGGCTATGGAAGAGAGAAGAAGGTGATTCTTGAAGCACCGTTGTATGATAAAGATTGTGTTTTGAGCAACGTTTTGGCTGCCCATTACCTTATCTCCTCTGACGTTTCCAGAGccaaaacctatgttaaagctGCAGAAACTCATCTT GGGAGAGCCACACCGTATGAGAAAGCAGTTTTCAAGGCTGTTAATTACTTGATATCTGACAACATGGACGAAGACGTGGCGTTGGAGTTGCACTTTAAG TTACTGAAAAAGTTTCCCAGAGATTTGCTATCTTGGAAGAGAGTAGAGATACTCTGTTTCTACATGGGTCGACCTGATCTCTCTTTGCCTCTGTTTGAGAAG ATTATACCGGAGAATAGAGACCAAGACTATGCTTATGGTATGCTTGCATTCCCATTATTGGAGCTTGGACATTTAGAAGAAGCTGAAAAAGCTGCTAGGAAAGGATATGAGATCAACAAAAACGACTCTTGGGCTCATCATTGC TTATGTCATGTTCTTCAAACTGAATGTCGTTTCAAGGAAGCAGTAGAGTTCATGGAAGGATGCTCACCTTCATGGGATTCTTGCTCTTCCTTAAG GTATTCGCATAATTGGTGGCATGTAGCTGTTTGTTACTTGGAAGGAGGGTCACCTCTAAGTAAGGTACAAGAAATATATGATCATCAAATGTGTAAAGAGCTGGAGAAAGAAGATGCTGTTGCTACAGAT GTCTATATGGATGCTCTTGGTTTGTTGTTACGCTTGGACACACGCGATAAACTAGACGAGTTTTTAGACAGGCTGAAGATCCTTGCAAACTGCTTGACTGATCAA GCAATGTGGTATCAGGAGTGGCTTTTTGATATTACAATAATTTGGGCGTTGAGTAGAGTTGGAAACACTTCACTGGCACATTTATTGCTCGAGGGCCTGAAGTCCCG AACATCTCATATGAGCAAGAAGAAACAACAGTTGATGCAGAAAGCCATTCAG CTTGCTGAAGCTGTTAATGAATATGGGAAAGGCAACTACAAAAAAGCTCTACAACTGGTCGGTCCAGACTTTGACGCTGCTGATTATAAG GTGATTGGAGCATCGGATTTACAGATGGATGTTTTTAATGAAATCTGGTACAAAGTGTTGTTACTCAACGGCAAATCTTCTAGTG CGATTAAAGTACTGGAGAGGAGaataaaacagagagatggtgcTCCTTTCTTGTGGCGTTTGCTG CAGGAGAAGAGTTACGTTATGGAAGGCAATACAGAAGCTGCCGTAACTGCATGTGAGAAAGCAAAGGCGTTGGAATCTTCGTATTTCAAGTTTGATTga
- the LOC130501682 gene encoding uncharacterized protein LOC130501682 isoform X2: MKAACYVTQDVSMSLKCMVQQKEDERQIHEYKKERRSVWWGYEVNTSSDDCIAAINSYSHQVLGYGREKKVILEAPLYDKDCVLSNVLAAHYLISSDVSRAKTYVKAAETHLGRATPYEKAVFKAVNYLISDNMDEDVALELHFKLLKKFPRDLLSWKRVEILCFYMGRPDLSLPLFEKIIPENRDQDYAYGMLAFPLLELGHLEEAEKAARKGYEINKNDSWAHHCLCHVLQTECRFKEAVEFMEGCSPSWDSCSSLRYSHNWWHVAVCYLEGGSPLSKVQEIYDHQMCKELEKEDAVATDVYMDALGLLLRLDTRDKLDEFLDRLKILANCLTDQAMWYQEWLFDITIIWALSKVGNTSLAHLLLEGLKSRTSHMSKKKQQLMQKAIQLAEAVNEYGKGNYKKALQLVGPDFDAADYKVIGASDLQMDVFNEIWYKVLLLNGKSSSAIKVLERRIKQRDGAPFLWRLLEKSYVMEGNTEAAVTACEKAKALESSYFKFD; the protein is encoded by the exons ATGAAGGCTGCATGTTATGTTACTCAGGATGTGTCCATGTCGTTGAAATGCATG GTACAACAGAAAGAAGATGAACGTCAGATACATGAGTACAAAAAGGAACGCAGAAGTGTTTGGTGGGGTTATGAAGTCAATACCTCTTCAGATGATTGCATCGCTGCCATTAACTCCTATTCTCACCAG GTTCTTGGCTATGGAAGAGAGAAGAAGGTGATTCTTGAAGCACCGTTGTATGATAAAGATTGTGTTTTGAGCAACGTTTTGGCTGCCCATTACCTTATCTCCTCTGACGTTTCCAGAGccaaaacctatgttaaagctGCAGAAACTCATCTT GGGAGAGCCACACCGTATGAGAAAGCAGTTTTCAAGGCTGTTAATTACTTGATATCTGACAACATGGACGAAGACGTGGCGTTGGAGTTGCACTTTAAG TTACTGAAAAAGTTTCCCAGAGATTTGCTATCTTGGAAGAGAGTAGAGATACTCTGTTTCTACATGGGTCGACCTGATCTCTCTTTGCCTCTGTTTGAGAAG ATTATACCGGAGAATAGAGACCAAGACTATGCTTATGGTATGCTTGCATTCCCATTATTGGAGCTTGGACATTTAGAAGAAGCTGAAAAAGCTGCTAGGAAAGGATATGAGATCAACAAAAACGACTCTTGGGCTCATCATTGC TTATGTCATGTTCTTCAAACTGAATGTCGTTTCAAGGAAGCAGTAGAGTTCATGGAAGGATGCTCACCTTCATGGGATTCTTGCTCTTCCTTAAG GTATTCGCATAATTGGTGGCATGTAGCTGTTTGTTACTTGGAAGGAGGGTCACCTCTAAGTAAGGTACAAGAAATATATGATCATCAAATGTGTAAAGAGCTGGAGAAAGAAGATGCTGTTGCTACAGAT GTCTATATGGATGCTCTTGGTTTGTTGTTACGCTTGGACACACGCGATAAACTAGACGAGTTTTTAGACAGGCTGAAGATCCTTGCAAACTGCTTGACTGATCAA GCAATGTGGTATCAGGAGTGGCTTTTTGATATTACAATAATTTGGGCGTTGAGTAAAGTTGGAAACACTTCACTGGCACATTTATTGCTCGAGGGCCTGAAGTCCCG AACATCTCATATGAGCAAGAAGAAACAACAGTTGATGCAGAAAGCCATTCAG CTTGCTGAAGCTGTTAATGAATATGGGAAAGGCAACTACAAAAAAGCTCTACAACTGGTCGGTCCAGACTTTGACGCTGCTGATTATAAG GTGATTGGAGCATCGGATTTACAGATGGATGTTTTTAATGAAATCTGGTACAAAGTGTTGTTACTCAACGGCAAATCTTCTAGTG CGATTAAAGTACTGGAGAGGAGaataaaacagagagatggtgcTCCTTTCTTGTGGCGTTTGCTG GAGAAGAGTTACGTTATGGAAGGCAATACAGAAGCTGCCGTAACTGCATGTGAGAAAGCAAAGGCGTTGGAATCTTCGTATTTCAAGTTTGATTga
- the LOC130501683 gene encoding uncharacterized protein LOC130501683 isoform X2: MKAACYVTQDVSMSLKCMVQQKEDERQIHEYKKERRSVWWGYEVNTSSDDCIAAINSYSHQVLGYGREKKVILEAPLYDKDCVLSNVLAAHYLISSDVSRAKTYVKAAETHLGRATPYEKAVFKAVNYLISDNMDEDVALELHFKLLKKFPRDLLSWKRVEILCFYMGRPDLSLPLFEKIIPENRDQDYAYGMLAFPLLELGHLEEAEKAARKGYEINKNDSWAHHCLCHVLQTECRFKEAVEFMEGCSPSWDSCSSLRYSHNWWHVAVCYLEGGSPLSKVQEIYDHQMCKELEKEDAVATDVYMDALGLLLRLDTRDKLDEFLDRLKILANCLTDQAMWYQEWLFDITIIWALSRVGNTSLAHLLLEGLKSRTSHMSKKKQQLMQKAIQLAEAVNEYGKGNYKKALQLVGPDFDAADYKVIGASDLQMDVFNEIWYKVLLLNGKSSSAIKVLERRIKQRDGAPFLWRLLEKSYVMEGNTEAAVTACEKAKALESSYFKFD, translated from the exons ATGAAGGCTGCATGTTATGTTACTCAGGATGTGTCCATGTCGTTGAAATGCATG GTACAACAGAAAGAAGATGAACGTCAGATACATGAGTACAAAAAGGAACGCAGAAGTGTTTGGTGGGGTTATGAAGTCAATACCTCTTCAGATGATTGCATCGCTGCCATTAACTCCTATTCTCACCAG GTTCTTGGCTATGGAAGAGAGAAGAAGGTGATTCTTGAAGCACCGTTGTATGATAAAGATTGTGTTTTGAGCAACGTTTTGGCTGCCCATTACCTTATCTCCTCTGACGTTTCCAGAGccaaaacctatgttaaagctGCAGAAACTCATCTT GGGAGAGCCACACCGTATGAGAAAGCAGTTTTCAAGGCTGTTAATTACTTGATATCTGACAACATGGACGAAGACGTGGCGTTGGAGTTGCACTTTAAG TTACTGAAAAAGTTTCCCAGAGATTTGCTATCTTGGAAGAGAGTAGAGATACTCTGTTTCTACATGGGTCGACCTGATCTCTCTTTGCCTCTGTTTGAGAAG ATTATACCGGAGAATAGAGACCAAGACTATGCTTATGGTATGCTTGCATTCCCATTATTGGAGCTTGGACATTTAGAAGAAGCTGAAAAAGCTGCTAGGAAAGGATATGAGATCAACAAAAACGACTCTTGGGCTCATCATTGC TTATGTCATGTTCTTCAAACTGAATGTCGTTTCAAGGAAGCAGTAGAGTTCATGGAAGGATGCTCACCTTCATGGGATTCTTGCTCTTCCTTAAG GTATTCGCATAATTGGTGGCATGTAGCTGTTTGTTACTTGGAAGGAGGGTCACCTCTAAGTAAGGTACAAGAAATATATGATCATCAAATGTGTAAAGAGCTGGAGAAAGAAGATGCTGTTGCTACAGAT GTCTATATGGATGCTCTTGGTTTGTTGTTACGCTTGGACACACGCGATAAACTAGACGAGTTTTTAGACAGGCTGAAGATCCTTGCAAACTGCTTGACTGATCAA GCAATGTGGTATCAGGAGTGGCTTTTTGATATTACAATAATTTGGGCGTTGAGTAGAGTTGGAAACACTTCACTGGCACATTTATTGCTCGAGGGCCTGAAGTCCCG AACATCTCATATGAGCAAGAAGAAACAACAGTTGATGCAGAAAGCCATTCAG CTTGCTGAAGCTGTTAATGAATATGGGAAAGGCAACTACAAAAAAGCTCTACAACTGGTCGGTCCAGACTTTGACGCTGCTGATTATAAG GTGATTGGAGCATCGGATTTACAGATGGATGTTTTTAATGAAATCTGGTACAAAGTGTTGTTACTCAACGGCAAATCTTCTAGTG CGATTAAAGTACTGGAGAGGAGaataaaacagagagatggtgcTCCTTTCTTGTGGCGTTTGCTG GAGAAGAGTTACGTTATGGAAGGCAATACAGAAGCTGCCGTAACTGCATGTGAGAAAGCAAAGGCGTTGGAATCTTCGTATTTCAAGTTTGATTga